The Canis lupus dingo isolate Sandy chromosome 18, ASM325472v2, whole genome shotgun sequence genome includes the window AGGTAGGGGTGTAAGGCTTGGGATAGAATTACCGAAGGTTCTGTCCCTGCAACTGAGAGTGAGGGCAGGACTAGAGAAGGCAGGGCAAGGAAGGAGAGGTTGGGAAGGGGAAGGACCACTTGGGTCCTGTGAATGAATGAGGATATGTGGTGATGGAGAGAGCAGCAGGGATTGGATGGAAGAAGTTCCTGCACCAGGGGGTGTGTGGCCTGGATAAGGACCGAGGAGGAGGGAGTGAGAATAGTCTGAAGCAGTGATAAGGACACCTCCCCTAGCTCCAGACCCTTCAATGAGGAGGGctgcaaggaaaagaaagtgcGAAGACAGCACAGGTGTTCTTAAACTTTGTTTTCAATACCTAAAAAGCAAGTGATTTTCCCATAAAAATCAACAAGTGCAAATGGCCTGCCAGAGCCACAAAGCCACTGCCCCCTCCAGACGGGCAGAGTCCTGTCACACTTCATACCCCCTGGCCCCTGGGTCTTGTGGGCCTGGACTGTCAGCATCCCCAGGGCAGAGACTGAGCTACCTTCTGTGCTGTGACAGGCCCTGCACATAGCCCAGTGCCAGGGACAGGCAGGTATGTGGTGAGCtgtgtgtgtggatggatggtagagagggaaggaggaatgcCCAGTAGGTGAGGCCACAGGGTTCAAACACCACACTACCCTCTATTAGCAGTTTGAGCTTGAGCAGGCTAGTTAACTCTGTCTGCgtcagttttcttatctttaaaatgagaatagaaCTAGTTCTCCCTTCTAGGTTGTAGGGAGGATCTGATCAATTAATATAGgaaaaatgttgggatccctgggtggcacagtggtttggtgcctgcctttggcccagggcgcgatcctggagacccaggatcgaaccccacgtcgggctcctggtgcatggagcctgcttctccctctgcctctgcctctctctctctctctctgtgtgactataaataaataaaaatttaaaaaaaataaatgtttaaaaaaaataggaaaaatgctTAGAAACAGTGCCTGGTCCAGAGGAATCTCTCTTCTTACTATTACTGTgattgttgctgttattgttacTATGAGTTGGCCTAGGCGCTGAGCAGAGTTGAGGACTGCCATTCTTTCAGTGGAGGTAGACGTGAATAACCTATGCCCTCCTGATGATGGACAAGTAAAGTATAAGTTAGAACCAGAAGATAAAGGCCTTGAAAGACACACTAAGGAGTTTGGACTTCACCTCCTCGGCAATtgggagccactgaaggttttAGGAAGGGGACAGACACAGTTGGGTTtagagcaggggttggcaaaccaTAGCCACAGCtaaatccctatttttttttcagcccatgagctaagaatggttttgacagggcagccccggtggcttagtggttagtGCCGCcatcagcccggggtgtgatcctggagacccgggatcaagtcctgcatcgggctccccacatggagacatggagcctgcttctccttctgcctgtgtctctgcctctctctctgtgggtctctcatgaataagtaaaatcttaaaaaaaaaaaaaaaaaaaaagaatggttttaacatttttaaaattttagtggaATATAGCAACACAGttaattatatattgtttatgGCTTCTTTCAAGCTATGACCAGCAAAGAGTAGGGCACTTTTAAAAGCTCAGTTTACACAAATGATTGTCATTTTGATGATGGCTCGGTTGGCATTGCTAAATCCATGGCTTTGGTGAAAATACCCTACCCTACCCCATTTGATAGGCTCCTGATAGAGTGGGCACTCACCAAAGGCCCAGAGGTGCCTTCCCCCAGACTGCACCCCCAAGGTGGTCCAAGGTGTTGCTGTTGGGAACCTGGGGCATGAGCATTAAGCACACAGACCCTAGAGCCAACCTGGCTGGGtttggatcccagctctgccacttactggctgtgtgacattggggaaggtacttaccctctctgtgccttagttttctcctataaaatggggacagtgaGGAACCTTTCTCATGGGGTGTGATGGAGATGTAATGAATTGATTCAGGTGAAGCACTTTGAACTTGACATGGCAAGTATTCTTCTGCTGGTTCTGATTCCTAGGCAAGGAGGTGGTACCCAGACCAAGTGGCCACCTGCAAGTCACTCATTTTCTGACTCTTGGACCTTGTGTCTGTCAAGTGTGGTGGTTGTGTGCCTTATTAAAAACTAGTAAAGGAGAATAGCTGACATTCCTCGAGCACTTAAGTGGCCAGGAGGGTGTGCCAGCTGCAGGACCTCTGGCAATTCCTAACCTCTAggtgcctccatttcttcatctgtaatatagGGAGAACTTAGCAGCTACCTCACTGGGAAGCTGGGAGGCTTCGGGATGTAAAAGCGGCAGAACCTGGTGCTCTCCTTGTCTCATCTGTTCTTGGATGTCCTGGGAGATAGGAACTGCCCCCATTTCATAGAGGAAGATACCGAGGCCCCAAAAGGTTGGGAGAGGGCccaaggtggggcacctgggggtctcagtcagttgagggtctaccttcagttcaggtcatgatcccaggatcctgcttttagtatatgtgctgccgaagtgagcacgatcccagggtcctgggatagagccccacatcgggctccttgctcagcagggagtctgcttccctctctccctctgctcttctcagtCACCTCCATGCtcccctctctcttaaataatttttttaaaatcctaaaaaaaaaaaaaaaaagaggaagaaaatggcccaaggtcacagaaatcTGGTTGAGGTGGGACCCTTGCGTCTGCCCACACCCTCACCCTCCATAGAATTGGAAAGTGCTCTGTAGATGGGCCTGTTCTTATCAGGGGTCTTTCTATTCCTGACTCTCAGGCAGTATTCCCAATCCTGATTTCTGAGTTAGCTGCCTGTTCTCCACTTCCACCTCACTTCTCAAAGGCTGTATGGTGTTCCTTCCTGACATCAGGCCTGGACTTGGGTGAAGCTCAGAACAGCCAGGAGCTCTGACCACTCTCTTAATCTAGACCTTTCTGAATCGAGTACTCTCTTCACAtcttagctttcttttttcttttttatttcttttttttttaatttttatttatttatgatagtcacacatggtgggagagagagagagagagagagagagagagaggcagagacataggcagagggagaagcaggctccatgcaccgggagcccgacgtgggattcgatcccgggtctccaggatcgcgccctgggccaaaggcaggcgccaaaccgctgcaccacccagggatccccacattttaGCTTTCTTAGCCACGGATCTTTCTTAGCCCCTGAAAGTGACCTGTAGGGCTTTGTGTAAGGTCCTTTGGGAGAGAATGAGACACTTGTCCCCTGGCCTCAGAGCCTGGCCTAAATCCAACTTCCTCCAAAATGCCTTCCCTGACAGATGGGCTTTGCCAGGGACCCCCAGCATGTTGCCGTGTGTTTGTTCCATGCTGTCagtctgtctgtcttttttaagattgtatttattgtattcatgagcgttacacagagagagagaggcagagacacaggcagagggagaagtaggctccctgcaaggaacctgatgtaggactcgatcctgggactccgggatcacaccctgaaccaaaggcaggtgctcagctgctgagcccatGCTGTGTTTCACGCTGTTATGTAGCTCTGGGTTCTTGCTCCTGGGAGTGGTTCTAGGTCTTTGTTGGTCTGGATTTGGGGGTGGGATTGGCAGGAGTGGAAGGATGGCACACAGTACAGAGGTCAGAACACAGGAGAGGTGACTGTGAATGACAACTTATCATGTACTTTCAACTCTCAGAGCACTTTCACATACTTCATGTGACCTCTACACAGCCACTGGTAGTAGGGGATAGGTCTCTCCCCACACAGAGGTGAGCACACTGGTTCAGAGTTGAAGGGTGGTAGCTCAATGGCTAATTACTGGACTCGGGAGTCCAAGAAACTTCTAGGGAGTTCCAGCCTGAGAGCTTCacattgtgtgaccttggacaagtctcATTTCTCTAAGTCTCTGTCTTATCGTCTATAAAATGGAAGCAATATTAGTACTCCTTAAGATGGTTAGGAGCATAATGAGGTAATTCCGAgggctggcacatagtaagtgctccatAATCATTACCTTAAAAAGTCAacagacaggggcacctgggtgacttaaaGTGTCACCTTTGGCTCTgatcatgttcccagggtcctgggatagggccacattgggttctctgcttaacagggagcctgcttctcgctctccctgttgctccccctgcttgtgttctctgtcaaataagtaaataaaatattaagggaaaaaaaaattaatagaccCTTCCAGACTCAATCTCCAAAGTGGGTGTTCTGGGAGGTACAGACATGCTGCAGACAGGTGCTTGTTCTCCAGGGACCCAAGGTCTCCCTAGGCCACAACAGTGAAATAGATGGGCCCCCCGCAGATCACTTGCCCAGCTAAGAGTtcagccctgcctggggccagAGACCTCATCCAGGGAGTGCCCCGGGGCCCTGTGGTGTTGCACTGATAATTATACTACTTATGGCCTTATTTTGTGGCAGGCACAGAGGCAGGTCATTTGATACTCTAAGGGCCTGGCCCACTGTTGGGGCTCAATTAAGATTTGTGGGATTACTGAGAAGTTAATTCGAATCTTCACAAAAGCCCCAGGAGCTTCCCTCGCTTTACATATGAAGGAACTGAACTGGGGCTCCAGGTACCCCTGAAGGTACTGTGCACACAGAGCCATCAGCGAGAGGGAGCTGCCCGGAGGGCTTTGGCAAGGCTGGGGGCGCAAAGGAGTAGAGACTCATGTCGCCCCCGTCCCCCGTGCAGGCGCTGGGGCTGAGACCCGGAGTCGCCACAGCTCGTTCCCCGCGGGGACCGACGAGGATGAAGGAATGGAGGAAGAAGAGCTCAGCCCTTTCCGGGGGCGCTCGAGCTCAGCGCCCCCCAACCTCTGCGCGGCACGGCGCTACGGCCGCGAGCTCCGCAGGATGAGCGACGAGTTCCAGGGCTCCTTCAAGGTGAGCGCCGGCCCCCAAAGCATGTCGGGAACTGTAGTTCCGGGGCCGCTCCTCTCCGTCGGCCCTGACCCTGAGTCCCAGGGCCTGCCGGTATCTGTAGTCCACACCGTGCGTCAGAACGTTAAAGGTCCCGAGTTCCCCAGATCCTCGCGGCGCGGAGCGCGCTGGCATTTGTGCTCCCGGGCAGTCCCTTTCAGATATCCGGGTTCTTTGGCTTCAACAACTTCAGAATTCCTCAGTTCTTGGACTGCCGTCCCGGCTTCCAGAGGCTGGGTCTCGGGCTCTTCCGGGGTCCTGGCGTTCTCTCCCCGCGCCCCTGGCACAGTGTGTCTGGGACCTAATCAGTCCCGTTCCTAAGGGCCCAAATGATCCTTCGAGGCTCCTCAAGTGGACAGGAGGCCCCTCGGTGCAGGGCATGCTGGGAGCTACGGTCTTTGGTCGGCCGGCCGGCGTCTCACTTAGCGGCGGGGTCCCGGAGGAGGAGGGCTCCGACTCGCGCTGCCAGAACAAGCTAACTCATTTAaccctttcctcctcccaccccgaAGGGACTTCCTCGCCCGAAGAGCGCGGGGACAGCGACGCAGATGCGACAAAGCCCCAGCTGGACGCGCGTCATCCAGTCCTGGTGGGATCGGAACTTGGGGAGAGGAGGCTCCGCCCCGTCCCAGTGACCCGTCCCGCGTCCCGAAACTCTCCCCTTCTCTCGGCGCCGCCGGCGGCCATCTTGGGTGTGGGCGGAAGTCTTTCCCGCAGGCTCGATGTAAGAAAGAGGT containing:
- the BAD gene encoding bcl2-associated agonist of cell death translates to MFQIPEFEPSEQEDSSPANRGLGPSPTGDRPPSPGKHQQTAPGLLGEAGHQQGQPASRKHHGGAGAETRSRHSSFPAGTDEDEGMEEEELSPFRGRSSSAPPNLCAARRYGRELRRMSDEFQGSFKGLPRPKSAGTATQMRQSPSWTRVIQSWWDRNLGRGGSAPSQ